Sequence from the Metopolophium dirhodum isolate CAU chromosome 2, ASM1992520v1, whole genome shotgun sequence genome:
CTCAAACCAGGGATGCCTTTACCAAAATATGAGGATATATGAGCACCCAAACTATGACCCATTACGTGAATTTTCAGTGGGTCCAGTTGATAATGATCAATGAGATATTTTCCTAACCTTAAGGTAAAAAgagatattaaatttttaaaatgtaaagaaaatttgttttgaatttgtctgtcatactattatactgttattatattatacttataaaacttAACCgacatgtatacaatattaaaaatgaaagtgTTTATTAATGTGGATGATTAAgaatgtattagttttaaaacgcaaaaataattattctctaGTCCATATTTAATCATCAaactagttaaaaataatatgtttagaatACTTAAACAATAAACAGTACCATTGATTTATACatagtatgtatagtatatCAATTATCAATGACAGTACCTATGTAACATAGTCAAAAATCAATGATGAATCACAATTTaatcttttaattatttacctactggTTTAGTTTCAACTATGTTCttcatattgtaaaatgtacctTTGTAAGTCACGagttaaaacataaatacagtAATCTAATTTTTCtcttaaatatgattttgtgaTGTTACCTAATTAATTCTGCACCGACAATCCTTGTGTTTGAAGCtacttgtaaataattaaatttctttgATCCCTTTCCCCAATCAACTAAGAAAATATTTGCATCACGctaacaaaaatacataaataagttctaaattagaatttatataatcTGCAACtgcctaaaaataatattgcttaataatattattttatacttgttttaaatatgcatcTTTAAGACCAGACATCCATTGATTTTCTCCGTCGCTATTAAATCCATGCACTATAAATACAGTGAATGGCCTCTTAGGATCGAAATCCGATccttctaataaaatattcggCCATAATTGTACAGTGTATCGAgcattttgttttctaaaataaatagtcgtacatacatacattaattgataaattataaaaattaaaaacatgacATACTTAGTATACGAATAAATTTTCACTTCTACCTCTTCAGGTTTCATAGGTTGTGGAAAAGGTCTTAAATTTGAAGACCAAGGATATTCCATTGAGAAACAACCAAGTTCTTTAAAACATCTAGTTTCGTTCCCAAAACCtgataaataaatttcatattgTCAATCTGAATATTTATAAGTGtagtaaacaatttaatgaaagttatcattattataaataaaaaaataataacataaaccacagtttgtttttataaacattaaaaataaatttttacctttaaaaaaaattgtgataatattatgtactgtttattttggttggtttttataatattacattaattgcaCCCACACGGCATACGATACTTTAGTCGGTACCTACGTGCGTGTGTAAGATTTAGTAGCTTTTTTTTATcgcttacattttattattactattattaaatacttgcaCGAAATATTTCTCACTAAatcaaatacttattattatcagtCATActagttttcaaaacaataggTGCAATAGGAAGATAATTAAGTTGGCAAACATAACTTTTATAACTACTATAAAGCTATTATTTTCtcaacatttgttttatttgtttaccaAGACTGGGTGAAATACACTGTTGAAGTAATGCAGCTCTGAGGATGTTATCGGCATTCTTGGGTATCacacatttagatttttttattatttcttcaaTAGATTTGAAGGAGATTCTTTTAAATGTCTCTTTGGTTGTCGTGATAATTTTGTTCACTACAGTGGCTCCATTTTGTAGCGATTCTTTTGCTATCGTAACAGTTTTGTTTACTACATTGTTCCCTTTTTGTTTCACACAATCACGAATCTTTTCACAAATATCTTTAACATTGTGTACTATCAATGTGGTAGAACTTTGAACGCCTGTCactgaatttttaataactccTGTTATTTTGTTTACAGTATTATCCTGTGATTGTCCATTACCTGTCAACAATTAAacggttataaataatttaaaaacaagtaacaacataaaatttaatataaaaaaaggtggataagtggatgtcgctctgctgtacagtaggttacaagtgggtcactgtaatggatggtgttaaatttgaattcaatattataatatcattgtataagaaaaacgtttctgagcgaaaacggtcagtcagcctatgatattattaccaagtatatttgatgatattattgtgaataaagtaatttatatataacctatttacgtggagctttgttttaaattttcaatccttagccataaaagttaaacattttatacatttttaactacaaaataattaataaattataaatttgatacatgttgtgaaaatttgaactttaaataattataaataaaaactgtgattaaggatttttaatttttttcatctacctctgaaaaaaataacctagaagccttctattaaattttcaagcttttttactcaacagataaaattttatagatatttatagaaaaaaatactaaaataaatggaaagTGACAATGTCCGACAAACACCTAAAAAAGAGtcgaaaaattttcaaaattttatggtgtttagaaaatgctaatataaacattcagtcaaactTTCATGtccctatggtcatttgttttagagttaaaccaaaaaacaaaattcccgtttttccttaatttttctttcgtttttcacgtcgcttttgataACTACTaagaccccccaaagtaccaaatagattcactttcctatcagaaaagttattgttgaggaaaattcaagcacttttactgtcctaaaaggtgatgatacgaaaaaaaagaaaaaaaatacacatcattgtaaaatcagaatctaatattgtcatatatattatattgttaaataaccTTTCACGATatcgatatttattttacatgttttGATTTTCGAATAAACATTAGGTACATTgttcaatatacctacattaatacgttaaaatattatggtcactTCATAAATAAGTAAAGTATTATTTATGAGTTGTATTAACTTTGTATCTTTTGTGATTGTGCGTAATTTATAGCTATAATTATTCGAAATAAACAATCtataacctaataataaatgtactatgaaaataaaatttcatatattgtTCATAACTTATGAAATGACCCTAAATcattaaaagtacaaaaaatgcaaaaaaaagcaaaataaaaactataaatttggtCTCGTATATGACCAAATCACATTTTGTGCTTGAAAAGCTATGTCCtgtaaatcctaaaaaaaaatgcaaaatccTATACTATCCTAGCCCTATTCATAAGTTAACTCTATATTCAATGTTACAAATTttaaaccaaataatttttaaaaaaatggttcaaaagttttatgaatattttaaacatttttaactgcaaaatattttagaaatgttcgtgaatttttacgaattttgtcaaattttaaactttaaatgcctataaaaaaatcatacgaTTTTGAAAGTTGATATAAATATCTagaaatagctcaaaaataataaacatacatgttttgaaaattatatcataataatgctatttaatgaacattttgtaaaaatttcaaatatctacggttattcgttttttaataatttattacatcatAATAGTCGTTTtgttaaaaacagattttgccaAAAATTCatctttttaattaatatttttttttctcgattattattaaaagtaagtacttactatgaaatttaaattttaacctccTAAAACCAATACCAGCTAGATCTAATTTTCTACCAAAACCCATCCTcgaaattgaatataaaataattttttcttttataaatcgTGTATAacatcttaaataataaacgtgtatataattttgtatattcacacaaaaaaataaaacacattattgtaaaatcatacaTTAATTGCTTCGCTCAAAGCTCAGAAtccaaaattgtttatatttacaaatatacaactCAACTTATAAGTTCTAAGGCATAGCCAATCAATAATATCTTGTAAAAAAGATACTAGGTATggttttaagcttttttacctatGTCGATGCAaaggtttttttatatgttacgtttaaataaatatggaattctttaaaaactataagaaaaaaaataccatacattttttatagaagatatctattttatttttatcaaatatacctACTCCAATATCTAtacttagtttaaaataattatattgagtatattttatgaaactatgatgtttattttaaaagttattcaaaaatatattaaacagtaacttttaacttattgtttaatgaattgtatttaatttatgttcttatttattataatttataaacatagcCATAAATaagtaatgaataaaaaaaaaacgtaaattcaatatagatacattatattacttttttatggacataacattataatctatttaagtattatagatttaatattttatttggtaactattgttattaatattaactaaatattaacttctttttaaaaaaaaaatatacataatcgTCAAAATGTATATCCAATAggcaatagtattttatttttggtaagaTTTAAGTAATTCGatttcgaaaataatttattaattattacctatgtctATATTAATGTGATGTCTATTCTGCTTATAATCTTGAAttcattttaagttttatataataaaatacatcacTGAAATGCACTTAGAGGATATGCCCATTACACTATCTACATCAAATTtaagttttgtatattatttccatACACAAAATTCATATTAGGTACGAAAAGAGTTTAATTACTTTGtagtatttaaaatgatataaatattaattttttcaataaattacttacaattatttaaagtgTTTAGGAATATTAAAATTCCTATGGATAGTAACTGAAACTTAAACAACATAACGATATAGTTATGACTTGCACCTTCGTTGAATAATGATCATCGGTCGACTGAACACGATGTGCGCTTGTTAACTGTTCATATGTACTAATCAggtttagaattattaaaaatatcaaagtatATAATGTTTTCCGGTGTCTGACCTTAAGTTCAAGATTATCAAGATGTTCACTTGGAGTAACCATCAataaaatagtacaataatatgattcacaatgatttatcaatcaatttataattacaatgagtaatttataaaaatattttagtatgcaATAGGAATCATATCGACGTGTAAAacataacaacaaaattaattattcttatatacctacctatatttttatttattgttattttttactagCATTTATCAACTAGAAAATGACCAATGAGACGGTCATAATAGAGTCATGTGTCCATGTtaagttttaatgttttgtacttgattacaattttgtattttactctAAATAAAATTGTCCTTTTTCCAAGATTTGGATGGAGTATAATACTCCGTAGAACATATTATGACTAGGACCCGGATTTATATGCTCTAAAAACCTAAGAAATATGcgctataaaatatgcatttatgctcttattttatagaaatactagttctccgagcgtcgctgggggagacccccaaaccccccGAGTTGGCGAAGAGTTTTAACCGATGTCGGAAGCTGCATTGGTCTTTTTGTCTGGTCGACGGTCTCGAGCCGGTTGGTGTGTGATaaggaggtctggtgataaggTTAGGACCACCGTGGTTCGACGTGGTAGCCCGGGTTATGCCACTggaaattcgaaattccgtaaaaaaatcTTATAGCTGCCGTGTTTTTTGGGTGTATAGCAGAGCAGTCACCTCAGTTATCCGGGTAGGGACACATACTAGTTGCGGACGAATTATTTAGGTCAGgaattataacataacaattgcGGACACGAGTTTCGTTGTCATAATACTAATTGCGTACAGAGCTTTTTTCAATAGAAACCACGTTAGTTGTGGATGCAAATATTTCCCTTCACCACTTTTTCAGGACTTAGGATAagctactaaaaaaattggtaggtggggttaaaaatatttgtgtcttGCAAAAGagcaatcgttatttttaaaatgttgttgaattatttattgttttaattttgtggaaaaaattgtttataaaatatttttagattatcgtcattatttatcgtcatagtttttatagatcttgtggtaaaaatgtttttgaaacagcCTGTTATATGATATTCTACTGATTTCACTACGTGAAAATTGTTTGCTAATAAATGCCTcctttttaatagtttttttttgctcGTTTTAAATTTCGTACAGCAGAACAATTCATTTTCGTATAGCTACTAGTCTGTACTTCATTTAAGGCAAGCGAGTATGGTTGTCGATAAACTGATTAACATAGGCAGCGGTTTCAAAAGCATAATCTTAATCGttaatatcaaacaataattccCCAACGTCCACGATcgctatatcaaaaataataataggaaatttCTTATCTTATATTTGTGTCCGCAATTCGTATGTTACCTTTTTAGATTTCGTCCGCAACTCACACGGTTTTTGTCACTTTGTCCGCAATTCGGAAACACCGCCGGGTAGGCAATGCGACTtcgtcgaatagcggacaatttgcaacggccgggtcacgtcaatcaggtatgcaatccgactgcgtcggatcgcggacaacgttctttactgtcaccaaaaaatcaaaaataagtaataaattacgtcaaaaaaatttttaaaaatttcggacgtttttttttttatttgcaatatttttattatgttcaaataaattatactatatttttttgattcattttttttagtttcaatattttgtaatttcaatctgaaaaaggtggataagtggatgtcgctctgctgtacagtaggttacaagtgggtcactgtaatggatggtgttaaatttgaattcaatgatataatatcattgtataagaaaaacgattctgagcgaaaacggtcagtcagcctatgattttaccaagtatatttgatgatattattgtgaataaagtaatttatatataacctatttactcggagccttgttttaaattttcaatctttagccataaaagttaaacattttatacatttttaaccacaaaataattaataaattataaatttgataaatgttgtcaaaatttgaactttaaatgcttataaaaaaaaaattgtgcctatgtatttttaatatttttcaactgctattagaacgatatatcaggagccttatatcaaattttcacgcttttttacccaacaaataaaaatttattgatatttatagaaaaaaaaactaaaaaaattgaaaactgacaatgtccgtaaacagctcaaaaagagtcaaaatattttcaacattttatggtgtatagaaaacgctaatataaacattcagtgaaattttcaaatatctacagtcattcgttttttaattacaataaaataagaaaattgttacatgagaaatcgagtaaatatcaaatgttgtataaatataaatttcagacgctcataaaaatttaatttaagtttcttctagacattttttttttggtaaaggtagacaaacttatgagtaatcttatattatattttaaaatcttagatttaaaaagaaaattttttatgaatttctaactcaaaataatttgcaaattttcgtgatttttccgtattttttcaagatttgaactttaaacgtgtataaaaaaaaactgtgactaaggatttttaatttttttcatctgcctttgaaacaataacctaggagccttctattaaattttcaagcttttttacccaacaaataaaattttattgatatttatagaaaaaaaatttaaaaaaactgaaaactgacaatgt
This genomic interval carries:
- the LOC132938629 gene encoding inactive pancreatic lipase-related protein 1-like isoform X1, which encodes MLFKFQLLSIGILIFLNTLNNCNGQSQDNTVNKITGVIKNSVTGVQSSTTLIVHNVKDICEKIRDCVKQKGNNVVNKTVTIAKESLQNGATVVNKIITTTKETFKRISFKSIEEIIKKSKCVIPKNADNILRAALLQQCISPSLGFGNETRCFKELGCFSMEYPWSSNLRPFPQPMKPEEVEVKIYSYTKKQNARYTVQLWPNILLEGSDFDPKRPFTVFIVHGFNSDGENQWMSGLKDAYLKQRDANIFLVDWGKGSKKFNYLQVASNTRIVGAELIRLGKYLIDHYQLDPLKIHVMGHSLGAHISSYFGKGIPGLSRITAFDPAQPGFEDCPREVRLDKSDAHFVDVIHTSCRPTVPFLGFGLISPVGHVDIYMNGGFIQPGCTLPPINEVKLTSISDLAAIPADVLGTWVACSHGRSFSYFTESLEDNCTFWAQKIKLFSAITNAATIGLLEPFLMNIDKCEFNECVPLGLNTDQYPGRGVFIAGTAFFEPYCKSNLETDRLMRKAFKRRNKKMEYII
- the LOC132938629 gene encoding inactive pancreatic lipase-related protein 1-like isoform X2; protein product: MLFKFQLLSIGILIFLNTLNNCNGQSQDNTVNKITGVIKNSVTGVQSSTTLIVHNVKDICEKIRDCVKQKGNNVVNKTVTIAKESLQNGATVVNKIITTTKETFKRISFKSIEEIIKKSKCVIPKNADNILRAALLQQCISPSLGFGNETRCFKELGCFSMEYPWSSNLRPFPQPMKPEEVEVKIYSYTKKQNARYTVQLWPNILLEGSDFDPKRPFTVFIVHGFNSDGENQWMSGLKDAYLKQRDANIFLVDWGKGSKKFNYLQVASNTRIVGAELIRLGKYLIDHYQLDPLKIHVMGHSLGAHISSYFGKGIPGLSRITAFDPAQPGFEDCPREVRLDKSDAHFVDVIHTSCRPTVPFLGFGLISPVGHVDIYMNGGFIQPGCTLPPINEVKLTSISDLAAIPADGNIVYFIGRVIALFYVNQSVLYITSNTV